GCGGCATCGAAACGTCGTGGGAATGGCGCGCCGCCGTCGCGAATCCCCGCCTGTGGTCCGCCGAGAGCCCCGATCTCCACACCCTTCTGCTCACGCTCAAGGACGCCGCCGGCCGCGTCCTCGAGGTCATCCCGCAGCGCGTCGGCTTCCGCACCGCCGGGGTCCGCGACGGACAGTTTCTCGTCAACGGCAAGCCCGTCCTCATCCGCGGCGTCAATCGCCACGAATGGGACCCCGACCACGGCTACGCCGTCTCGCGCGAGCGCATGATCGAGGACATCCGGCTGATGAAACAGCACAGCCTCAACGCCGTCCGCACCAGCCACTATCCCAACGCGCCGGAATGGTATGCGCTCTGCGACGAATACGGTCTCTACGTGCTCGACGAGGCCAACATCGAGTCGCACGGGCAACTGGGCGAGGCCTTCTCCGGCCGCGCGCCCGCCCTTGCCGACCAGCCCGACTGGTTCGACGCGCACCTCGAGCGCGTCCAGCGCATGTATGAGCGCGACAAGAACCACGCCTGCGTCATCGGCTGGTCGCTGGGCAACGAGTGCGCCTTCGGCGAGGCGTTCCGCGCCGCCTACCGCTGGCTCAAGCAGCGCGACTCCCGCCCCGTGCAATACGAGGGCGACCGCAGCCACGAGTTCTCCGACATCATCTGCCCGATGTATCCGGCCATCGCCACCGTGCTCAACTACGCCGCGCTGCCCCGCAAGAAGCCCTTCATCATGTGCGAATACGTCCACGCGATGGGCAACGCCAACGGCGACTTCCACGCCTACTGGCGTCCCATCTACGAGGGCGCCCCGTATCTTCAGGGCGGTTTCATTTGGGACTGGGTTGACCAGGGACTGCGCACCCCCGTGCCCGCCTCGCGCGCCATCGAGGAAATGGAAAACCCGAAATCCATCCCGCTCGATCCCGCGCTCGGCACCTTTTTTGCCTATGGCGGCGCCTTCGGCGCACCCGGCCGTTTTCCCCACGACGGAAATTTCAGCGGCAACGGCCTCATCCACGCCGACCGCGTCCCCCATCCCGGCCTCGCCGAGGTGAAAAAAGTCCTTCAACCCATCCAAATGCGCGCCGCCGACCTCGCGCGAACCGAGCCCGAGATCGAGCTGACCAACTGGGCCGACTTCCAGAATGCCGCCGACTGGCTCGATTGCCGCTGGCGCGTCGTCGCCGACGGACGCGAGGTCGGGCGTGGCGAGATCGGCGCTGTCTCCCTGGCTCCGCGCGAGACGAAACGGCTGCCCGTCCCGTTTCCCTACATCACGCCCGAGCCCGGCGTGGAATACTTTTTGGAAATCTCCTTTGTGCTTCGCCACGACACGCCCTGGGCGCGTGCGGGGCACGAGGTCGCCTGGGAGCAGTTCAAGCTGCCGCAATCCGAGCCCGCCGCGCTCGTCGCGATTTCCGGCCCCGCGCCCGCTCTGATGGAGACCGCCGGACGCATCGACGTCACCGGCCAGTCTTTCGCGGCGTCCTTCGACCGCGCGACCGGCCTGCTCGTCTCGCTCAAGGCCGGCGAGATCGAGCTGCTCGAAAAGCCGCTCGGTCCTCATTTCTGGCGCGCGCCCACGGACAACGACCGCGGCAGCAAGATGACCGCCACCGACGTGCCCAACCGCCGGAACATCCCCTCCGGTCCCGGCCTCTGGCGTTTCGCCCACGAGACATGGGAGGCCGCCAAGGTCGAGGCCCGCCGGCTCGACGATCCCGCCGTCGTGCAAGTCACCGCCGAGGGTGTCATCCGCGCCACCAACTGCTCCTGGCGCGTCGCATGGACCTTGTATCCCACCGGCGATATTTTCGTGACTTCGCAGATGCACGATCCCCTGCGCCCCGCGCCCGAGCCCATTCGCTTCGGCATGCAGACGACCCTGCGCGCCGGCTTCGACAACCTCGCCTGGCTCGGCAAAGGCCCGCACGAAACGTATTGGGATCGCCAGGACACCCGCGTCGGCCTTTACCGCGGCAAGGTGCGCGACCAGTTTTTCCCGTATCTCAAGCCGCAGGAAACCGGCAACCACGAGGGTGTGCGCTGGCTCGCGCTCACCGACGCGCGCGGGCGCGGCCTGCTGGCTGTCGCGGTCGAGCCGTTGCTCAGCGCCAATGCGCTTCACCAGACCACCGAGGATCTTTTCTGCGAGACGCAAAAATCCGCCTATTATCCCTACCAGCTTCCGGCGCGCGACACCATCACGCTCAACCTCGACCTGCACCAGCGCGGGCTC
This genomic stretch from Termitidicoccus mucosus harbors:
- a CDS encoding glycoside hydrolase family 2 TIM barrel-domain containing protein; this encodes MKTRILHPLLFLAVLPLCASPAPQASAPRPAWADPTRQSEGLEKPFTTMAVFPDEASALKLRPRLSPFHRSLNGEWKFHWVTRPEERPLDFWQPAFDDAGWKTMRVPANVEVEGYGVPIYTNVTYPWREVKPPDIAGDYNPVSSYRRTFVVPAEWRDREVFLTFDGVSSFFTVWLNGHKLGFNKDTRTPATFRLTPHLRADGGENLLAVEVFRWNDGSYIEDQDFWRLSGIFRDVTLWSTPPAHIRDFAVHTHDRAAAAAGAVITAVAAGPTTANAGPAARDRLWEIEVRGELRFYSGTPGPVSISALLLDPDGRELSRGPAAIADANIATLLSNLPGVPAAANATAGGIETSWEWRAAVANPRLWSAESPDLHTLLLTLKDAAGRVLEVIPQRVGFRTAGVRDGQFLVNGKPVLIRGVNRHEWDPDHGYAVSRERMIEDIRLMKQHSLNAVRTSHYPNAPEWYALCDEYGLYVLDEANIESHGQLGEAFSGRAPALADQPDWFDAHLERVQRMYERDKNHACVIGWSLGNECAFGEAFRAAYRWLKQRDSRPVQYEGDRSHEFSDIICPMYPAIATVLNYAALPRKKPFIMCEYVHAMGNANGDFHAYWRPIYEGAPYLQGGFIWDWVDQGLRTPVPASRAIEEMENPKSIPLDPALGTFFAYGGAFGAPGRFPHDGNFSGNGLIHADRVPHPGLAEVKKVLQPIQMRAADLARTEPEIELTNWADFQNAADWLDCRWRVVADGREVGRGEIGAVSLAPRETKRLPVPFPYITPEPGVEYFLEISFVLRHDTPWARAGHEVAWEQFKLPQSEPAALVAISGPAPALMETAGRIDVTGQSFAASFDRATGLLVSLKAGEIELLEKPLGPHFWRAPTDNDRGSKMTATDVPNRRNIPSGPGLWRFAHETWEAAKVEARRLDDPAVVQVTAEGVIRATNCSWRVAWTLYPTGDIFVTSQMHDPLRPAPEPIRFGMQTTLRAGFDNLAWLGKGPHETYWDRQDTRVGLYRGKVRDQFFPYLKPQETGNHEGVRWLALTDARGRGLLAVAVEPLLSANALHQTTEDLFCETQKSAYYPYQLPARDTITLNLDLHQRGLGGVNSWGALPHDEFRLGNWPLTYTYRIRPLAGGEDPVALARQRF